Genomic segment of Synchiropus splendidus isolate RoL2022-P1 chromosome 4, RoL_Sspl_1.0, whole genome shotgun sequence:
TGCAGACGTGggcatgacctttgacctgtgctACTCAGGATCTCATCCTCAACAGACTGACATACTTCTGAACATATTTCCTCAGAGTCAGGTCCAAACTCAGTGTTTTCCTCACCTCATCCCTCCCATGACAAACcactacatcatcagcaaacatcacggtCCAGGCAGAACTTCAGAGGGCTGTTTCCGGCTCGTCCCAGAACCAATCTCGTCGTGCTCCTGAGAACCTTACCTCAACACGAATGAGGTTTTCTCTCGGTAGCGCGGGCGGCGAGCGACTCTGGCGCTCAGGTTTGGGCTCACATGCTGCATATCTGCGGGGGAAAGACGAATTCTCACTGGTTCGTCCAAGGCATTGTGGAGGTTGACTACCTTTAAAGCTGACAGTGAAGGTCCAACATCCGTTGTTGAAGGTGCAAGAACCTGTTGGATTATTCTGGAATTGCTCCTCGATGTCTGAACTCTTGACTCCACCGGAAGCTCCGTTCAGGTCCTATCACAGTCGCACCAGAGTCGGGTTCACCCACGAGTTCCAGAGCATCTGCTGGAAACATCTTCCTTCCCCAAGATCATGGCTGTGACCAGTCCTAAGCTCCGTCCCTCTGCCCCGATGATTCCCGGGACAAACCAAATGACCGACCTCACCTGCGCCCCGTACTCCACCCACTTGGAGTCCAGCTTGCAGAACCacagccactgggtggcgccGTCGTCCAGGCGTCTCATCCTCAGGTCCTTGCCCTCCACTCTCATCCTGGGGAAGCTGAAGGTGACCCTCCTGCAGGAGGACCTCACCGTGAGTCCCGTCACTGGCCACTGGCCCTGAGGCTCCCCTGGACCTCTACCCGTATGGAGTGTTGAAGACCGTGATGGAGGCCCGGTGGGGCAGCGAGAACTGAGCCTCGATCACGTGGTCGTTGCTGACGTCCATCCAGGAGCTTCCACTGCTCAGCTGCCACTGGAAGCGCCGGCCGTCGGTGAGGCTGGGGGCTGCAGCGGGGGACACGGAGGTCGGAAGTGAGGCTGAGAACTAGAGCCAGGCCTCTGTTCATCCCTCACGCAGACATTTGCACTTcgaatgtatttcatttttaaactacCAGCTTGTTTTTTTAGGTCTTTATCTCCATTTTAAATTGGATTCTTCCAATATGTGATGCTCATTTTGATGCTGCTTTTGGTCCCTAAAAATgtgatgataaataaaaaaaaaaacttaaagtgGCTGTATATCATATTTTTACGTCCAAAGTTTCCATGATATTCACTGCTCAAAGGAAGGTCCGATATTTATGATTAATGTTGAGAAGATTTTATTCAGATTCAGACAGAATGAAAGCATTTCTATGATACTAAATACTGTAACTGGAGCACCTAAAATCATGGCTGAGTCACACTTTCCTGTTTCATAATAGTGAAGTCGctgggactgtgggaggaaaccagagtgcccagaggttCACTCAACCCATATTCTGGTCaggctggattcaaacccaccACCTTCAGGCTGCAGCACGAGCCACTAAACCACCGTTCAGAAGGAGGTGACGCTGGATGGTATTTCGTCTTCATGGTGTTGGGCCCGCCCCTGGAACAGGGGTCAAACGGGGTCACGATTTCATCTTAAGCTAACGCGATGTTTCAAGCTCTCGCGGGCCACAGACTGGTGGACAGTGGTCCAGGTTTGGACCCCGGACCTCAAGTTTGACGCGTGAGGGTGAGGACTACATCACTCAGACAGTTTTTCATGTGCGTCCCACAGGAATGCGCCATGCGCCGCACCTCCTTACCTGCAGAGGGCGCCTGCTGGGCGGAGCCGTCAGGGTGTGTCAGTCTGCACCTGTTGCCATAGCGACACCTTCCTTGGACGGCGAAGACGCAGACGTGCGGGTACAGACACCTGCTGCCCTGGCGACACCCGCCCTGGTTGTAGTACCTGCAGGGAGTCTGGTgccccacacacacaggtggTTAACTCCCCCACGCTccgatctcacacacacacgtctgtgtgagaacctctcctggccatcaccctttccccagcccctccccctgaacccaaccaaccgaaacacatggctcacctgaaccaaactgactGACTATTCTgaggttttcaccctcaaactgaggcttaacctagTGGGGACCGGCAGAAATGTGATGGCGGTGTTCAGTGAAgtgttggtccccacaaggacagatgaAACACACCTGTACTTGAGGTTCCGGGTCTTCATCTTCAGCATCTGAACTTGAACGATAAATGTCCTCTTCGTCTGATGATGCTGCAACAACAGACACGAGTGTATTCATGCTCTTATTTCATCCTCTTCAGTGGCGGCCATCTTGGACAGGAAACACCCATCTGCACCTGAACATCTTTGTACAGGAGCTTCACCCTTTCACTCCTCCACGTGGAGTTTgggaaatatttttatattgtatttgGACACAGTTTTGCCCAAAAAAGCCTTATTATTTTCATCCATTGATTTTTAAAAcgtattattaaattaaaaatatataaagtggtgcctcggttctccaccacaatccgttcctgacggccgtttgagaagcgaattgttggaaatctgaatggatttttcccattacaatgaatggaaaaagaactaatgcgttccaagccttaaaacagtcttttgtaggagtgaatgtggagtgtctgctgcaggtggctgttcctctatgtgtgtggccgctgcatgtgggaggggttgccgagtgagtgaggtctctccagaagggaagaggtgcccggtgcgtgtccagctctgaatgtgcgcttctgtgcagtttggctgtgacca
This window contains:
- the LOC128756903 gene encoding uncharacterized protein LOC128756903 isoform X1; protein product: MNTLVSVVAASSDEEDIYRSSSDAEDEDPEPQVQTPCRYYNQGGCRQGSRCLYPHVCVFAVQGRCRYGNRCRLTHPDGSAQQAPSAAPSLTDGRRFQWQLSSGSSWMDVSNDHVIEAQFSLPHRASITVFNTPYGRVTFSFPRMRVEGKDLRMRRLDDGATQWLWFCKLDSKWVEYGAQDLNGASGGVKSSDIEEQFQNNPTGSCTFNNGCWTFTVSFKDMQHVSPNLSARVARRPRYREKTSFVLSSLSAALGQMFRSQPRWQFVGDRGGVWCDFEGASAVCSLSSDDIERSYQLNPRATVTFSVWGQPYKLDLGEMTQTNLVTRNVRRIRRVLL
- the LOC128756903 gene encoding uncharacterized protein LOC128756903 isoform X2; the encoded protein is MAAACPSSDEEDIYRSSSDAEDEDPEPQVQTPCRYYNQGGCRQGSRCLYPHVCVFAVQGRCRYGNRCRLTHPDGSAQQAPSAAPSLTDGRRFQWQLSSGSSWMDVSNDHVIEAQFSLPHRASITVFNTPYGRVTFSFPRMRVEGKDLRMRRLDDGATQWLWFCKLDSKWVEYGAQDLNGASGGVKSSDIEEQFQNNPTGSCTFNNGCWTFTVSFKDMQHVSPNLSARVARRPRYREKTSFVLSSLSAALGQMFRSQPRWQFVGDRGGVWCDFEGASAVCSLSSDDIERSYQLNPRATVTFSVWGQPYKLDLGEMTQTNLVTRNVRRIRRVLL